Below is a window of Malus domestica chromosome 13, GDT2T_hap1 DNA.
GAAGCCCAACCCTAACAGCTAGGTAACCCTAAAACTTCAACATCCACCATTAAATTGATTCCTATTAGCAATCAGTTTTTACTTGGATGTAAACAATACCCAACAAGTCACGTAGCTTCAAGAACACATTAAGCTTCAGAGGTTTTGTCATTATATCTGCAACCTACTCTTGAGTATGGTACTGAACCAACTGCACAACTTCATCTTTGGTGAGCTGACGAAGAAAGTGAAAACGTACATCTATATGTTTGCTGCGGCCATGCATCACAGGATTCCTTAAAAGCTTAATTGCTGAGCTATTGTCACAATATACTGTTGTGACCTTACATTGATCATAAGTTCATAACCAAGCTGCTGTAGAATTCTTCTTAACCATATTGCTTGACAAGCACTCGATGCTGCATCAATGAATTCAACTTCGGCGGTAGACAAGGTGACCATTGATTGTTTCTTTGAAGACCATGACATTGCCCATGAGCTTAGCATAAAAACATACCCTGAAGTACTCTTCCTATCATCCTGATCACCGGTATAGTCACTATCTGTATACCCAATAAGCTCCTTATTTCCTCCATTCCTGTAAAACATCCCAAGATTGACTATGCCCTTCAAGTAGCTCAACGCCCTTTTAGCTGCTCGTAGATGAATTTCAGTGGGACGCTCTATATATCTACTAATCAAACTCACTATAAACATCATGTCAGGACGTGTGGCAGTCAAGTACATTAGACTTCCTATGATTTGTTTATAGAGAGTGTCATCAACCTGTACCTTATCTTAATCTTTGATAAGCTTGAAACCAGGAACAATAGGATTATGGACTGGGTTGCACTGATCCATGTTGAACCTCTCTAACACCTCCTGAGCATATTTCTGTTGACCAATAAATATACCATCCGGCCTCTGTAGCACTTCAATACCAAGGAAATAACTCATCTTCCTAAGATCAGTTATATCAAACTCAACCATCATAAACTGCTTAAACTCTTTGAACATTAACTTTTCCAGTAAATATAAGGTCATCAACATAGAGATAAACAATCAACATTTTACCTTCATCCGTTGCTTTGATGAACAAAGTGTGTTCATAGGGACACTTTGTAAATCCTTCCTTGATAAAGTAGGACTCGATATGATTGTACCAAGCTTGGGGAGCTTGTTTAAGGCCATATAGAGCCTTTTTAAGCTTGTATACCTTCTGCTCGTGTCCCTTTTGTACATAGCCAGGAGGTTGTGCAACAAAaacttcttcactaagttctccaTGTAAGAAGGCTGATTTGACATCTAACTGGTAAATGGACTAGTTTTCTTGTGGTGCAAGTGAGATCATAAGTCGAACGGTGTCTATGTGAGCAATTGGTGCAAACACCTCAGCATAGTCGACTCCATGAGTTTGACTGTATCTTTTTGCAACCAAGCGAGCTTTGTATTTATCCATTTCACCTTTCTCATTGATCTTCGTTCTGTAAATCCATTTTACACCGATCATTTTCCCCCATGTAGCAGGTCTATTAGCATCCATGTGTCATTTTTCTCTATGGCTTCAATCTCTAAGTTAATTGCTTCTCTCCATTTTGCATGTTTCTCGGCTTCTTCTTATGAAATGGGATCATTGTCAACAAATATGGCCAGATAAGCCATGTCTTCTTCCTCAGAAAGACCTTGCTCGCTCTCATAATCCCTCATCCATATGGGTTGTCTTCTGATTTGTCCTTCACTAGGGGAGCTAGAaccttcatttgttagcttATTAGATGAGTTATCTGAGCTATCAATCTGGTCAGAATCTCCATCTTCCAGTGTCTCTTTAGTTTCCTATCCATTTTCTTCAatgtcttccccttcttccATTGGCCATTCAAGATCTTTCATAGCTGCCTTATGATGATCA
It encodes the following:
- the LOC139190804 gene encoding secreted RxLR effector protein 161-like, translated to MYLTATRPDMMFIVSLISRYIERPTEIHLRAAKRALSYLKGIVNLGMFYRNGGNKELIGYTDSDYTGDQDDRKSTSGYVFMLSSWAMSWSSKKQSMVTLSTAEVEFIDAASSACQAIWLRRILQQLGYELMINVRSQQYIVTIAQQLSF